In Ruegeria sp. YS9, the genomic window GCAGGCAATCCCCGCGGCCCCGCCGCCGGTTGAAACGACCTTGATGTCTGCAAATGTCTTACCGGCTACATGCAGAGCATTCTTCGCAGCGGCCCCCACGACAATGGCGGTTCCGTGCTGGTCATCGTGGAAAACGGGAATGTTCATGCGCTCGCGGCACAGCTTTTCGACTATGAAACAATCCGGCGCCTTGATGTCTTCCAGGTTGATGGCCCCGAATGTCGGCTCCAGCGCGCAGACGATATCCGCCAGCTTTTCCGGATCGGGCTGATCGACTTCGATATCAAAACAGTCAATGCCTGCGAACTTTTTGAACAGGACGGCTTTGCCTTCCATCACCGGTTTCGAGGCCAGCGCCCCGATATTGCCTAAACCAAGAACCGCAGTGCCGTTGGACACCACGGCGACAAGGTTGCCGCGCGCCGTATACTTTTCCGCGTTTGCGGCGTCGGCTTTGATTTCAAGGCTGGCCTCGGCAACGCCGGGCGAATAGGCGCGCGCCAGATCGCGACCATTGGCCATCGGTTTTGTGGCCTTTATCTCGAGTTTTCCAGGTTTCGGATGGGCGTGATAGTCAAGCGCGGCCTGTCGCAGGCTGGGGGTGTCAGACATTGGAGATTCAGTTCCCTCTGAGAATTTGATTTAACATTAAACTATTCGTCCGAGCTTGGCTACGTTGCGTAACAGTGCCGACGTGTCGCAGTTGCGAGCCGGACATGGGTTGAATTTTGACACAATTTTTTTACATCTAGATAACTTTGCGAAACGCACAAACACTCAGGCAAGACGAAGCAGCAATGACATACAAGACAGATGATCAGGCCCACGGCCTGTCCAACGGTCCTGGGGCCGGCACTGGACTTGCGCGGCTGACCATATGGTTTGCGGCGGTGACGGGAATTATGCTTCTCGGTGCGATTGTCATCTGGCCGGAACAGGCAGCGTTCTTCAACCAGGAAGGCGGATTGTTCGAAACGGTTTCCGCGGTTTGTTTGCTTGTTGCGGGGGTGGTGGCGTTGTGGCGATACCCGGGTGTCACCCGGCTGTATATCGGGCTGACATTCCTATTGTTGGCCGAGCGTGAGCTGGAAGCAGGCGTTTACCCTGAAGGCAGTTTGCCGTTCCTGATCCTTGACGGTCTGGATGTCGTGCTGGACGTCAATGTGGTCAGGGTCTTCCTGGCCTGCGTTATCCTGGGCGGCGTCATCTGGCATGGGGCCCCGACGGGATGGCGTGCTGTCAAACGGCGCGCTCCCTTTATGATCGCGTTCATGGCGGCCGGCTGTCTTGCCGTCATCGCTCAGCTTCTTGAGGAATATACCGGGCTGCACAGCGACGCTTTGTCGACAGTTATGAAAACGCGGCTTTTCGTCATGGAAGAAACGCTCGAGATGTTCTTTTCGATTGGCATTTTGGCCTCTGTTCTGATCGGATGGCCAAAATCGAAATCTGACGAGACATCTCATGACAAAGACAGCCGAGCCTTCGCAGACCCAAGCTGAATTTCGTTTGCCAACCCAGGAAATTCGAAACGACATCCCCTTTTATACCAAGGTGTTGGGGATGCAGATGGACATGATCTATCCCGCAGACGATCCGCGCGTCGCAGTGTTTTCAGGGCACGGTCTGCGGTTGCGGATCGAAAAAGACGCGCCCGAAGGTCCGGGAACATTGCGCATCCTGACAGATGACCCGGAACGCTTTGCAGATGGCCAACGCGTTCTTGTTGCGCCGAATGGGACCCGGATCGAAATCGAAGAGCGAAATCCGCCGCTGGTGATGCCTGAAACAGTTCATTCCTTCGTGGTGCGCAGGCTCAAGGATCAGGCTCCCTGGATCATCGGTCGGGCGGGGATGCATTATCGCGATCTGGTGCCGGATCGTCTGGGCGGATCGATCATCGCCAGCCATATCCGCATCCCGGACGGGGGCCCGGTGCCCGATATGGTGCATTTTCACAAAGTCGGGTTCCAACTGATATTCTGCATTCATGGCTGGGTGGATGTCGTCTATGAGGATCAGGGAGAGAGAATGCGCCTGACCGCAGGGGATTGCTTTATCCAGCCGCCGGAAATTCGTCACCGCGTGCTTGAGGCGTCGGACAATGTTCAGGTCATCGAGATAGGTGTGCCAGCGGAACATTTCACGGAAATCGACCATGACATGCAGCTTCCCACGCCGCATTTTCGCCCGGACCGCGAATGGCAGGGACAACGCTTTGTCTACAACCGGGCCAAGGACGCCGAATGGGTACCGTTCCGCCTTCCGGGTTACATCTGCCGCGACACGACAATTGCCGAGAACACCAAAGGGGTCGCAGGCGTTCAGGTCGTTCGCAAAGGGCAGGGCGATACCGAATGGGCCAGCCACGATACGGACATTCACTTTACCTTCGTGATGGACGGAGCGGTCACACTGGAAGGCGAAGGACGCGAGCCCTATCGGCTGGAGCAGGGAGACGCCTTTGTCATCCCGCCCGGGATGCGCACGCGCTTGTCCTCGCCCTCGGACAACATCGAGTTGCTGGAAGTCACCTTGCCCGGTACGTTCACGACAACACTGGGCTGACTGAAAAACATTGGCTGGGGGCTTCAATTCCTCTGCCTTTTTACTTAACGGTCCAAATTTCTGACCAGATGATCAAAAAAACGGGGAATCGCCATGTCGCTCAAAGAC contains:
- a CDS encoding cupin domain-containing protein, whose translation is MTKTAEPSQTQAEFRLPTQEIRNDIPFYTKVLGMQMDMIYPADDPRVAVFSGHGLRLRIEKDAPEGPGTLRILTDDPERFADGQRVLVAPNGTRIEIEERNPPLVMPETVHSFVVRRLKDQAPWIIGRAGMHYRDLVPDRLGGSIIASHIRIPDGGPVPDMVHFHKVGFQLIFCIHGWVDVVYEDQGERMRLTAGDCFIQPPEIRHRVLEASDNVQVIEIGVPAEHFTEIDHDMQLPTPHFRPDREWQGQRFVYNRAKDAEWVPFRLPGYICRDTTIAENTKGVAGVQVVRKGQGDTEWASHDTDIHFTFVMDGAVTLEGEGREPYRLEQGDAFVIPPGMRTRLSSPSDNIELLEVTLPGTFTTTLG